The genomic window TTCTGTAGATTCTCCAGTTTGTTTATCCCAAATAAGTAGTCTTCCTGAAGGACAATTACTTGCTTCTTCTTTTGCAAGAGCAATTGATTCATTATCCCCTTTTTCCATTAGTGTGCGAATTCCTTCTGCATGTTGACAAAAACGAGAATGATCACATAATTCTATTGCATCTTCTAATTTTAGTTGATCAGTTTCAAATGTAGTTAAACTTTCTTTATAGATATTTTTACTAGCTACTTCAGTTCCATCAAAACCAGCAGCTACATGAGATCCATCGCAAAATGGTTTGTTTTTACTTTGTCCACATCTACAAAGAGTATAAGTTTCTTCAACATCTATTTTTTCCTTATTTTTGAAACCTGTAGATGCTCCTTTTTCATCGCAAATCATATCTTCTTTGTAAATAGGAACATTTCCAGTAACTATGTATGGCCCGTTTTTTGTTATTTTTATTTTCATTAAATCCACCTTTCACCAAATAATTTGTTAAATAACCTAAATAACCTTTTTTTCATTTTATATTATATTATTAAAATTTAATAAATCTAAAACTTTACATTTTATATGTTTTTTAAAATTATTAAATTTTTATAAAGTTTGTATATATCATATTATACATCATATTCCTTTATAATTTAATATATTTTAAAATAATTTTAATATAATTTTAATATATTTTTAAAATAATTTTTGATTAATATTATTAATTAATTATTTTTAAATTATAATTTTATTAATTAATACTAGATGTTGAATAATGATATTAATTTAATATAAGAATTAATATTATAATTTTATTAAAAAGAATTATTTAAAAATAAATATGCTATTTTTATTTAATATTATTTTATAATTTAATATAATATATTTATAAATAATATATTGATAATTAAATTAATTGATAATATAATCTGATATAAATATCTTCAATATACAATATTTTTATATTATATAACCACACATTATTTCAAAACTTATAAATATTATCTATATAATCTATAATGCAATATAATTTATAACATGTATTTTATGAATATCAATAAATTATGTACAATAAGTCTAAGAAAATATAATAAATATAAGTTAAGAAATATATTAACTAGTTGTTAAAAATTATCAAGAAAGTGTATGGATGATAATAAGCAATTATCGAATAAAAAGCCTTTGAAAATCTTTTAAACAAATAAATAGATTTAAATTTATTATAAAAGAATTATATATGGTTTATTTTCGATTAAAATTTATTTTTGAATAATATTTTAAATTTTATAATTATTACATAATGATTTTAATAAAAAATCAATTTTTGCAAATATTTCTAATTGATTTTGCACTTGTTGTGGGTTTGTGTATTAGTTGTGCCATGTGTTTTTGGCGTTGGTTCGAGTTTTAATGTATTGACATTTCGACCATGAAAACCATTTTTATTCCACATATGGCTAAATTTTCATGTTTACATAATTATATATCAATATATGATTATTTATTATGTTATTTCGCATGTTCTTATGAGAGTCTAATACTTAGTATTAGATTTGATGTTGGTTTGGTAGATGTGGTGATATTTGATTGTTATGTCTTAAGAGTTCAGATTCTTTGAGATAATTTTCATTTTGTGTATTATCCTGTCTATATTTTTTTATGTGTACTTCTCAATCTTATTTAATTTTATCATCGATTAATATCGATTGATTTTCGAAAATAATAGTATGATTGGTTGTTTCTGTCAAATCTGTTTGATCCTGGCAGAGGCTACTGCTATTGGGGTTCGATTAAGCCATGCAAGTCGAACGAATTTATATTCGTGGCATACGGCTCAGTAACACGTGGATAACCTACCCTTAGGACCGGGATAACCCTGGGAAACTGGGGCTAATACTGGATAGATGATTTTTCCTGCAATGGTATTTCGTCTAAATGTTTTTTCGCCTAAGGATGGGTCTGCGGCCGATTAGGTAGTTGGTTAGGTAATGGCTTACCAAGCCGTTTATCGGTACGGGTTGTGAGAGCAAGAGCCCGGAGATGGAACCTGAGACAAGGTTCCAGGCCCTACGGGGCGCAGCAGGCGCGAAACCTCCGCAATGTGAGAAATCGCGACGGGGGGACCCCAAGTGCCATTCTTAACGGGATGGCTTTTCTTGAGTGTAAAAAGCTCTTGGAATAAGAGCTGGGCAAGACCGGTGCCAGCCGCCGCGGTAACACCGGCAGCTCTAGTGGTAGCCATTTTTATTGGGCCTAAAGCGTTCGTAGCCGGTCTAATAAGTCTCTGGTGAAATCCTACAGCTTAACTGTGGGAATTGCTGGAGATACTATTAGACTTGAGGTCGGGAGAGGTTAGAGGTACTCCCAGGGTAGGGGTGAAATCCTGTAATCCTGGGAGGACCACCTGTGGCGAAGGCGTCTAACTGGAACGAACCTGACGGTGAGGGACGAAAGCTAGGGGCGCGAACCGGATTAGATACCCGGGTAGTCCTAGCCGTAAACGATGCGGACTTGGTGTTAGGATG from Methanobrevibacter sp. TMH8 includes these protein-coding regions:
- a CDS encoding CDGSH iron-sulfur domain-containing protein encodes the protein MKIKITKNGPYIVTGNVPIYKEDMICDEKGASTGFKNKEKIDVEETYTLCRCGQSKNKPFCDGSHVAAGFDGTEVASKNIYKESLTTFETDQLKLEDAIELCDHSRFCQHAEGIRTLMEKGDNESIALAKEEASNCPSGRLLIWDKQTGESTEKSYDKEIVILHDQGKDCEGPIWVKGKIPLESEDGELYEERNRITLCRCGKSRHKPFCDGRHWMSPETEAKFRKKWNLKDIK